Proteins encoded within one genomic window of Chrysiogenia bacterium:
- a CDS encoding pirin family protein has product MIEIRKSAERGHLNFGWLDTHHSFSFGEYHDPAHMGFRALRVINEDRIAPGAGFPTHPHRDMEIITYVVGGAVAHKDSTGSSGVTPAGDVQRMSAGTGIRHSEFNPSDTEPTHLLQIWILPDGEGHEPGYEQKNFPREQKRGRLLLIASPDGAEGSVRLNQDASVYATVLDAGERVTHTLSPGRHAWVQVVSGEVEVNGETLQAGDGAAISHERNIGLNAASAESELILFDLP; this is encoded by the coding sequence ATGATTGAAATCCGAAAATCCGCAGAGCGCGGCCACCTGAACTTCGGGTGGCTCGACACCCACCACAGCTTCAGCTTCGGTGAATACCACGACCCGGCGCACATGGGCTTTCGCGCGTTGCGTGTCATCAATGAAGACCGCATCGCCCCGGGCGCGGGATTCCCGACGCATCCGCACCGCGACATGGAGATCATCACCTACGTCGTGGGCGGCGCCGTGGCCCATAAAGACAGTACCGGCAGCAGCGGCGTCACCCCGGCGGGCGACGTGCAGCGCATGAGCGCCGGCACGGGGATTCGCCACAGCGAGTTCAACCCCTCGGACACCGAGCCCACGCACCTGCTGCAGATCTGGATCCTTCCCGACGGCGAGGGGCACGAGCCCGGCTACGAGCAGAAGAACTTCCCGCGCGAGCAAAAGCGTGGGCGACTCCTTCTCATCGCCTCTCCCGACGGGGCCGAGGGATCGGTACGCCTCAACCAGGATGCGAGCGTCTATGCCACGGTTCTCGATGCCGGCGAACGTGTTACCCACACCCTCTCGCCCGGGCGGCATGCCTGGGTGCAGGTCGTGAGCGGCGAGGTGGAAGTAAACGGTGAGACCCTTCAGGCCGGTGACGGCGCGGCGATCTCCCACGAGCGCAACATTGGCCTGAATGCCGCGAGCGCCGAGAGCGAGCTGATTCTCTTCGATCTGCCCTGA
- a CDS encoding NifU family protein, translated as MGLLGNIKKALGIDAPRAEPPRSAPADAPAAPRPSAADLGVGVGTAPAPAMPAPSQRRVIEAPVIKEEAPAPEDPNAVIIKAQPSVQGDECRFLLDRKVIEGFSWHFANAEAAMGSPLVEAIFAAEGDVATVLLFGSTVTITRADRYNRNWKPLAEAVGAAMRKVIQGGGDLVDPALKDRVPGEEELRKKVLGVIESEINPGVAAHDGQISLTGVTGNSITIHMGGGCQGCSAAGATLREGIEMSLRRSIPELGAVFDVTDHAAGENPYFRG; from the coding sequence ATGGGGCTTCTCGGAAACATCAAGAAGGCACTTGGAATCGACGCGCCACGGGCGGAGCCGCCGCGAAGCGCGCCTGCTGATGCGCCCGCCGCGCCGCGCCCTTCGGCCGCGGACCTCGGGGTTGGCGTGGGCACCGCGCCCGCACCGGCGATGCCGGCACCGAGCCAGCGCCGCGTCATCGAGGCGCCGGTCATCAAGGAAGAGGCGCCCGCACCTGAAGACCCCAATGCCGTCATCATCAAGGCCCAGCCCAGCGTGCAGGGCGACGAATGCCGCTTCCTGCTCGATCGCAAGGTGATCGAGGGATTCTCCTGGCACTTCGCCAACGCCGAAGCAGCCATGGGCTCGCCTCTGGTCGAGGCAATCTTCGCAGCCGAGGGCGATGTCGCCACGGTGCTGCTCTTTGGAAGCACTGTCACCATTACCCGCGCCGACCGCTACAACCGCAACTGGAAACCGCTGGCCGAGGCCGTCGGCGCCGCCATGCGCAAGGTGATTCAGGGCGGTGGGGATCTTGTCGATCCGGCGCTCAAGGACCGCGTGCCCGGCGAAGAAGAGCTTCGCAAGAAGGTGCTCGGTGTGATCGAATCCGAAATCAATCCGGGCGTTGCCGCCCACGACGGGCAGATTTCACTGACCGGGGTGACCGGCAACTCCATCACGATTCACATGGGCGGTGGCTGTCAGGGTTGTTCCGCCGCGGGTGCAACCCTGCGCGAGGGCATCGAAATGTCGCTTCGGCGCAGCATCCCCGAACTCGGCGCTGTTTTCGACGTGACCGATCACGCCGCCGGCGAAAACCCCTACTTCCGAGGCTGA
- a CDS encoding glutathione S-transferase, whose amino-acid sequence MDPVTLYQFELCPYCHKVKAGLEVKGIPFKKIEVNPTTKKELPPLPEEAPKKVPVIQTNGETVYDSSDILHYLDKKFNDKVHYTPADAARQKRSEEVDQWVDDEFTYALPTVIYGTWREALRAAQITARTSNFGPIENLKVRAGGSLIMYAISKRILKKRNKTDGHKWVVEDLEQFEEWLGSDDFIGGDEVSLGDVAMHGAVTCVKEFPIFAEIMGRPKMAAWYNRVQAIRDANRAN is encoded by the coding sequence ATGGATCCGGTGACCCTCTATCAGTTCGAACTCTGCCCCTACTGCCACAAGGTCAAGGCGGGCCTTGAGGTCAAGGGCATTCCCTTCAAGAAGATCGAAGTGAACCCGACCACCAAGAAAGAACTCCCCCCGCTGCCCGAAGAGGCGCCCAAGAAAGTGCCCGTCATTCAGACGAATGGCGAGACCGTCTACGATTCCTCGGACATCCTGCACTACCTGGACAAGAAATTTAACGACAAGGTGCACTACACCCCGGCCGACGCTGCGCGCCAGAAGCGGAGCGAGGAAGTCGACCAGTGGGTCGACGACGAGTTCACCTACGCGCTGCCGACCGTCATTTATGGCACCTGGCGCGAGGCGCTTCGCGCCGCCCAGATCACCGCGCGCACCTCGAACTTCGGGCCCATCGAAAACCTCAAGGTTCGCGCCGGCGGCTCGCTGATCATGTACGCGATCAGCAAGCGCATCCTGAAGAAGCGCAACAAGACCGACGGCCACAAGTGGGTGGTCGAGGACCTCGAACAGTTCGAGGAGTGGCTTGGAAGCGACGACTTCATCGGCGGGGACGAGGTCTCGCTCGGCGACGTCGCCATGCACGGCGCCGTCACCTGCGTGAAGGAATTCCCGATCTTTGCCGAGATCATGGGCCGCCCGAAGATGGCCGCCTGGTATAACCGCGTGCAGGCGATTCGAGACGCCAACCGCGCGAACTGA
- a CDS encoding helicase, with product MPRLLTFRISIKTGETGHKGPVVCRFNDHVMPLEAVQGGTGPGETYSGEFSPMSFVHGFVLEGPAEGSWDIERIDMDYDLGADGSHQVALGPVTLDEKTSVNIWKDRPLPTWDV from the coding sequence ATGCCGCGACTGCTGACTTTCCGCATTTCCATCAAGACGGGCGAGACCGGGCACAAGGGGCCTGTCGTCTGCCGCTTCAACGATCACGTCATGCCGCTTGAAGCGGTGCAGGGCGGCACCGGGCCGGGGGAAACCTACTCGGGTGAGTTCTCGCCCATGAGCTTTGTCCACGGCTTTGTGCTCGAAGGCCCCGCCGAGGGATCCTGGGACATCGAGCGCATCGACATGGACTACGACCTGGGCGCCGATGGTTCCCATCAGGTGGCGCTTGGGCCCGTGACGCTCGACGAAAAGACTTCGGTGAATATCTGGAAGGATCGGCCGCTTCCGACCTGGGATGTCTGA